Within Nakaseomyces glabratus chromosome G, complete sequence, the genomic segment GCATATATTTCTGTTGTCTAGACAGTTTTTTCTCTTTACTGTTTAGGCCTTGGTTTGTATACAGATCATTCTGTTCGATAAAATCCTCAAGATTCACATTATCAGGGACACCAGAATATCGCCTCAGCGATGCCCCGTTGGCATCAAAAATCTTGGATACAGTTGTTCGTAATGTATTCTTATTCTCTATACTTGCCTTTGATGCATTTTTTTGAGCGGCACCAGTTTTCGCTCTTTGATTGTGCCCAGATATAGATGGATTACGTCCTAATGCACCGTTACTATTGTTGTTGGATACTGATATGCTTCTTTGATTTATATGTGAGTTTCTAGCCTGGTTTTTCATTGGCATGAAATTCGTTGAGCTTTTGTAGTGCAATGAAGGAGAGTTTGCAACGGAATTTGATTCATCCAATGAAGCCAAGCCACCCACTTTTCTGTCTGGTGATCTTTGCTCGGAAGCCATCGATCGTATGGACTGTTGTTCAACTTTACTTTGGTTTTTATGAGATGATCTTATGCTTGTAATATCAGAATCCACTTGTGACAAATTACTTTGTGGATGAGTGGTGTGACTCGGAAGATTTAAAGACGAATTTGGCATACCACCAGTACTAATATGTCTAGTGGTGTTCTTTAACCTGTTAAAGAGCTTGGTATTGCCATTCAGGACAGGCACACTGGATTTTGTCGTAATTGAATGCATTTTACCTGCCAAAGACGAGTCGATATTATGTGGCACTTGATGTTGGTCGTCATTGATTTTGCTTGTGCTTGGATATATCATGTTTTTTGTAGAGTTTGCTGCAGACTCGTAGACAAAAGTCTCTTCTGAATCGCTAACTTCATTCTCTCCCACCGCAGATGCCAATCTTGcagcaaaaaaatcagTCTTTGTGGGCCTGTGTGCGTTACTTGATTCCGTAGTTTGTGTAGTTATTTCATCTGGTGTAGTTACTTTCTTGCTCATTGATGGTTCACTTCCCTTTTGTGCTCCCTCGGTATTCAGCAGTCTTTCGCGGGACATCATTGCTACCATATTAGGTCTATCCTTAGCTCTATTTTGAAACAGAGGAGCTGGAGGAGCTGCGCTAGGTGTCAGTTGCTCGGGTTTCTGTGCCTGTTGGCCCAATTGTGAAggctgttgttgttgccCCGAGTTGTTTGGCGTTGAGCCGATGGCGTTTGACATTATTGATGCGCCCACTGTCGCTATACCGGATGCCTGTCTCTGCAATGGTATCTTGTCCAGTACATGATTTGGGTTCTTATTGAGGTCTGTAACGTTATCGTGCTTAGCACTAGAGTGGGCTGGCAGGTTAAGGGCACTCAAAGATGTGCTTTCTGTATTTATGCTCGGCACAATCTTCATTTTGCTCTTTATCATGTCTCCGCTAGTGGTGCTGAATAGTGTATCTTCTGCAGAGTTTCTTGCATCCGTGGTCTTCGCGTTTGGTTTGTTCAGCTCGGTTTGGGACATCGCCGGCGCAGAATTGCTGGTGTCCATGTCTGGGTTCTTGGCGCTCTCGGATGCGCCGTTACCGTTCGCATGCGGCACATGCGGCGACAGCGGGTTGCTGTCTATCAGCGTCTTGTGCGTCTGCAGAGGTGGCGCAGTCTTAACCGCATTCAAGGGCGACGCGGTGCCCTGCGGCACAAACTCATCGGGCGTCCGCACCGCCAGCGGCGCAAACCCTATCTCGCTCTCCTCCCCACCATGTACCGCCTCCTGCACACCACTGTGCACACCACTGTGCACGCCATCCGCATCCCTCTCCTCGGCACGCGGCAGCTCAGCAGCAGGCACTGCCTCCACGGTCTCCGTCTCCACCGTCAGCTTCTTCTCATCGTCCATCTGCAACTTCTACCTTAGTGTGGTTTACTGGTAGGAATAGCCGTCTACTCCGCTGTGCCACTACTAAATATCTGGTCctggcaaaaaaaataaccGCTGAGCTAGAAAAGGGGAGGCGTATGCGCGGCACACGCTTCAATTAGAGAGAGCCCTTCACCCAAAAAGCCAAAAAAAAGCCAAAAGCAAATTATGTCTCTATATACGCCATCAAACACATGCCTTCCCGTGTTATGGTATATGTAGTATCTATATACGGTACATCAGATGATGTTACGTGTCAACGTATATACCTGTATACGTATTTTGAATAAATGTATCCCGTGATGTATGTACAAAACGATGtgtttccatttttttttcggaaaaaaatttttgaaaaaaaaaatttgaaaattcaGAGGCGATTTGCTTCTTTCGACGGTGAGCCCATCTCTTCTCATCGCTGCATTTGCAAGTCGTGAGGGCCAACAGGCCACTCTGGCTAGTATATGCTTGGGATTGATATAATGGTGTGGAGCTCTTGGGATGGGAATCGGCAATACGGTGTGAAGCTGGTTAAAAGAGGCGGTTATATTTATCACGTTGTCGTTACTTAAGTTTTGGAGGTCGTACGCTCAGATTGCTAAGAAGTCTGTTAGGATCAAAAGGATGACAGTTGAGGACGTTAAGCAAGCTAGACAAGCTGTTGAGTTCAGCAGGGAGAAGTTGGAGTCTGTGCTGAGGGGTAGGTTTTTCTATGCTCCGGCATTTGACCTGTATGGTGGTGTGAGTGGTCTGTACGACTACGGTCCACCTGGTTGTTCTTTCCAGGCCAATGTTGTTGACCAATGGAGGAAGCACTTCATCCTGGAAGAAGATATGCTGGAGGTTGACTGTACTATGTTGACTCCCTACGAGGTCTTGAAGACCTCTGGTCACGTTGACAAGTTCTCCGACTGGATGTGCAGGGACTTGAAGACCGGTGAGATCTTCAGAGCAGACCACTTGGTTGAGGAAGTGCTAGAGGCACGTTTGAAAGGTGACCAGGAGGCCAGAGGTCTGGTGAAGGACGCCAATGCTGAAGCTGAGGAAGATGCcgacaagaagaagagaaagaagaaggtcAAGCAGATCAAGGCCGTTAAGCTGGAGGACGACGTTGTCAAGGAGTACCAACACATCCTGGCACAGATCGACGGTTACTCCGGTCCAGAGTTGGGTgagatgatgaagaagtacAACATCGGTAACCCAGTCACCGGTGAGCCACTAGAGCCACCAATGGCTTTCAACCTGATGTTCGAAACCGCTATCGGTCCTTCTGGTCAATTGAAGGGTTACTTGAGACCAGAAACCGCCCAAGGTCAattcttgaacttcaacAAGCTGTTGGAATTCAACAACGGTAAGACCCCATTTGCATCAGCTTCTATCGGTAAATCTTTCAGAAACGAGATCTCTCCAAGAGCTGGTCTATTGAGAGTTCGTGAATTTTTAATGGCCGAGATTGAGCACTTCGTCGACCCATTGGACAAGTCTCATCCAAAGTTCCACGAAGTCAAGGACATCAAGTTGTCTTTCTTGCCACGTAACATTCAACAATCCGGCTCCACTGAGCCTTTGGTTACCACCATTGGTGAAGCTGTCGCATCCAAGATGGTTGACAACGAAACCTTGGGTTACTTCATTGCTAGAATCTACTTGTTCTTGATCAAGATTGGTGTCGATGACACTAAGTTGAGATTCCGTCAACACATGGCCAACGAAATGGCTCACTATGCTGCTGACTGTTGGGATGCTGAATTGAAGACCTCGTTCGGTTGGATTGAGTGTGTTGGTTGTGCTGATAGATCTGCTTACGATTTGACTGTCCACGCCAACAAGACTAAGGAAAAGCTTGTTGTCAGACAAAAGTTGGAAACCCCAGTTGAAGTTACCAAGTATGAAATCGACTTGACCAAGAAGTTGTTTGGTCCAAAATTCAGAAAGGATGCACCAAAGGTTGAAGCTTACTTGACCGAGCTATCTCAAGAAGAACTAGAAAAGAAGGCTGAAGAATTAAAGACTAACGGTAAGATCGTCTTCACTGTTAAGGGTATCGAAGGTGAGATTGAATTGGATGACAAGTTTGTTGTTATTGAGAAGAGAACCAAGGTTGAACACGTTAGAGAGTTTGTTCCAAACGTTATCGAACCATCCTTCGGTATTGGCCGTATCATCTACTCTATCTTCGAACATTCTTTCTGGAGTAGACCAGAGGATACCGCTAGAGCCGTCCTATCTTTCCCACCACTAGTTGCACCAACCAAGGTTCTTCTAGTTCCACTATCTAACCACAAGGATTTGGCCCCAGTTACTGCTCAAGTTTCCAAGATTCTAAGAAAGGAACAAATTGCATTCAGAGTGGATGACTCCGGTGTGTCCATTGGTAAGAGATATGCTCGTAACGATGAATTAGGTACTCCATTTGGTATCACTATCGATTTCGACTCTGTTAAGGACGGTTCCGTCACTTTGAGAGAAAGAGACTCCACTAAGCAAGTGAGAGGTTCTGTCGAGGCTGTCATCAAGGCTGTCCGTGAGATCACATACAATGGTGCTTCTTGGGAAGAAGGTACAAAGGACTTGGCTCCATTTGTTAGTCAATCTGATGCTGAGTAATCATCTAACAACATACTTAAATAATGTATAATActtattgatattatatctATGATATTAACGAAATCTAATTAAAATAACTAATCTCGCTATAGAATGTATTTCATACTCGACTGGGAATGTAAGTGCAGTTGCTGAAATTTCATCTGTTAACAATTATATTAAATGTAAGTAGAGTTACAATTTAGAACAATTACATCCATAAGCTATTATATGATCTGAAGTACTATCACTTATTACCAATACTTAGTGTCTTAGTTAAAGTTGTATTTCCATTAGTTTCTGCCGCCGATTGATCTGAGCATGACCTCCTCGTGGAGTCCATTGAATGAATAGCTCTAGATCGAGTGGTGGAACTTCTTGCAGATAACATCGGAGCTAATGTTTCAGATTCTCTCTCTATTTTGGCCTTTAATGTGCTCAAGTATTTCaccttttcttcttggttATTAAAAGTTGTTAGCTCCGAAAGATTTTTGAACCAATAAAGCATCTCTTTACTGGATGTCGTCCTAAAAACCCAATTGTGCCCTCTATGGATTAGGCCATTTGTTTTCGTATGCAGGATAAATTTGTATGATTGAGAATCCTTACCTTCTCCTTTCTTATCACATTCGTTCAAAGGCGTATGCTGAACCACTTTACACTCAGCCAAAGATAGCGAGAATAACGGTACAGAGTCTCTTTTCCGATCTGACGTTTTAAATTCATGCAAATAGTTTGGCGTAAGAACGTAATACCCCTTTGTATAAGACTTTAAGTATTTGGATCTCCTTTCCAGGTAGCCACATTGAACAACCAAAGTGAGAGGATCGTTCTTTCCAGTATAttctatttctttgaattttctCATCGGTAAATTGAGCGGAATAAAGTTGGTATTGTCTCGCAGTAAAAAATTATCCCATTCATGAGATGGTGATAATGACAAAAATGAACTCAGCAGTCTATTAACCAGTTGATCATCTATTATCTTGGCTTCGGCGCCCAAAATTTGTGCTAATACTCTGAATGCATTTTGTATGCTTGCCACCACTATTTTTTCCAGCTCTTGGCCTGAACTTTGTAGATTCATAAAAGCTTCATGTAAAAAATTCTCCTCTGAGAGCTGTCTTCTTATCTGGTTATCTAAGTTTACCTTTAAAAGGTAAGGATCTCTTGCTGGTACGTTTTTTCTAGCTTGATTTATTGACTGCTGAAATTTTACCATACATTCCCTGGTTGTATCAAGTTCTTTTGAGCAATTATTCTTGAAATCTGAACTTAAGCTCTTGATGCTCTTGATTTTCAATACTAAATCCTTATTTAAACTTTCAAGTCCGGGGATTATGCTGTTTTGAAGTTCTCTCGTACCTTTAGCCGCTTCAGCTGCCATTACATCGTGGTATTGTCGAAGAATAATGGGGACATCCTGAATAGAGCCGTTACCAATAGGCAGAAAGAAATGATTTATGGTGTTTGCAGAATGTGTGTTATCTTCCTCGGAACCAGAAAAGAACCATCCGTTATTGTTCTTACCGTGCTTATCGTGTGCACCACCACTGGCTAGCTTATTTGCAGCAGATGTTAAGTTGAAACTACCGCTGAGTCCCGAACCACTGCTTCCTATGCCAGCGTTGCTTATACCGTGTGATGCAAGTATATTAGAGACTTTGGCGTTCTGTCTTATTATCTCTTCTTGGACAGAAGCCACCTCAGAGAGATACACTATAATAGCCTTGAGCACTTTCCTCCATTCTGTGAACCTCTGAGCAAGCTGCTCAGCTGGATGAGCATCATATGGAACAAGCACTGCTAGCGGGGACCGGGGGTCTGCTTGAGAACTCATTCTTGTGTCTGTCGTATTTATTGTTGCTAGGTTACaacaagcaaaaaaaaattcttaaATGTGTAGTATAGTTTGAAAAGGTCTAGGAAGTCTGATGCTTAAATATCCAAATGATTATTCTGAAAGCATCAGCAAGTTCTTGTTCTGCTCATCTCCGAATAATGTGTCAATTATTTGTTTTGGCCTTCCAGAAGCCCACTGCCAGGTGAAAAAGTAAGGGCTTCCTGCGCTACTTTCTAAGCCAAGTACAAAGAACAAAGGAAAATTTTAAGAATGAAGCGACGGCTAATTTATTAGCTGCACCTTTAAGGGTCCTCGGCAGCAATATTATTGCAGTGGGGATCTCAGATCTGTAAGTGGGGCAATATTTCATATACGATGGTCTATTAGCTATGAGTATTTTAGATAGTTGTTGGTAAACAATTAGCTTAACTGATTGACGACTGGAGTTGAGTCTTACACGAGAGCCAGCCACGTCAATTTATATTGTACAGGCATGGAAATATGGCAACCCCAGCTTTTCCAGATAAATTTCTAttacatatatatgtataacTGTTTTCTGCATCACTGCTGGTTAAGTCTTGGTGCCAATGCCGAATATTCAAGCTTCTTTTAGTATCAGGGTATCCTTAACACTTCATTATGAAATGGTTCAAGCAAGCAAAGCTCAAGTTTAAAATTAAGAAGAAGTCCAAGAGAGTGTCGAAGGAATTGGTGCAGATACCCGCCAGTTTTAACACCAGGCAGGCCCTGGTTAATGCAGATGACCAGTATTCGCATAAGGTTTTCATGGATTCCAAACAGTATATTCTGTCCAAGTACCTTACCCTATTTACGGTTTTGTTCTGTGCCTTGGCAATATGTGTCACGCTGGTGTGCGCTCCCAGGATTATACGGATATACTACTCAAATAAAGTTACGTATACCAAGTGGGCCTTACTGCTTTCATTGATATCTCCccaacagcagcagcttCCCCTACTCTCGGGCACATTCTCACTAGGTACAATATTCAGCCTCTACAAATGGCTAGTTTGGTTCATTTGATTGCAGGAACCACTGAGATTAATATAGCATTGGCATTGATGGTGACTGTGCTTGCTAATACCAGTTGAAGTGGGAAAAAATGTGTCAAATGCTAGTCTACTCATCGCCTGCATTGTACGGAATTTTCTAAGCCTATGAGTGAGTTTGTTTGTGCTTCcactgaaaaaaaatgctttCGACAATTTGAAGGTATTGtttgaaaaattgtatAAAGAGCCAACGGAGTTGGGTAGTTGCAATTGTTGATCTACTGGTTTATCTTTGAGTGGATATGATTAATAGGTTAATTCAGAGGATTGTACCTTTTTCAAGACCATTAAGCACCGTGAAGAAGACGATGTTGACACCCTTTTTGGAATCCAAGAGACCTCAGCAGTCTCCTGAGTACGACTACTCCACTTTGTCTAACTACAAGAGTTTTCAGATCAAACATACTACACTAAACTTCTTGTTATCGTTTGAGAAATCTACTGTCTCTGGTGATGTCGTGTTTGATTTGACTACTCTGAAAGAGGCTGTTAAGCACATTGACCTAGATACTTCCTACTTGGATGTCAACGAGGTTCTTGTTGATGATAAGCCTGTAGAGTTCAagattgaagaaagaaagcaaCCATTGGGTTCAAAGTTAGTTATTGCTGCCGAATTGGAAGCTGAAAGACAATTCAAATTGAGAGTTAAGTTCAGTACTACTAAGGACTGTACAGCCCTGCAATGGTTGACTCCACAACAGACATCGGGCGACAAGCCTTATATGTTTTCTCAGTTAGAAGCCATTCATGCTAGAGCATTGTTCCCATGTTTTGACACACCTTCTTACAAATCTACATTCACCGCCAATATCGAGTCCACTCTTCCAGTTGTTTTCTCTGGTATTGCCACTGGTTCTACACCAAATGGTGAATCCACTGTTTACCACTTCAAGCAAGACATCCCAATTCCCGCTTATTTGGTTGGTATTGCCTCAGGTGATTTGGTCTCTGCATCAATTGGCCCACGTTCAAAGGTGTACACTGAGCCTCACCGTTTGGATGACTGTGTCTGGGAATTTTCTAATGATGTTGAGAAGTTTATCAAGACCGCTGAAAACTTGATTTTCGATTACGAATGGGGTACCTATGATATTTTGGTTAATGTTGACTCTTACCCATACGGAGGTATGGAATCCCCTAATATGACCTTCGCTACCCCTACCCTTATTGCTCATGACAAGACAAACATTGATGTCATTGCTCATGAATTGGCTCACTCATGGTCCGGTAACTTAGTCACTAACTGTTCCTGGAACCATTTCTGGCTAAATGAAGGTTGGACAGTTTATATTGAGAGAAGAATAGTTGGTGCCCTACACGGTGAGCCAACCAGACACTTCAGTGCTCTCATTGGTTGGTCCGATTTGGAGAACTCCATCAATTCGATGAGAAACCCAGAGAAGTTCTCTACATTGGTTCAAAACTTGAATGACGGTACTGACCCAGATGATGCTTTCTCTACTGTGCCTTATGAAAAGGGTTTCAACTTGTTGTTCCATTTGGAAACTGTCCTTGGTGGTCCTCAAGAATTTGATCCTTTTATTAGACattatttcaagaaatttgcTCGTCAATCTCTTGATACCTTCCAATTTTTAGATACTTTGTTTGAATTCTTTGAGAACAAGAGAGAAATTTTGGAGAATGTTGATTGGGAAACTTGGTTGTTCAAGCCTGGTATGCCACCAAAACCACAATTCATAACTACTATGGCGGATAATGTTTTCTCCTTAGTTAATAAGTGGATTGTCAAGGCCcaagaattgaaaactACTGAGGAATTCTCTAAGGAGTTCAGTGAATCAGATCTTTCAGAGTTCAACTCTAATCAAGTTGTTCTATTTTTGGAAGAGCTTGTAGCTCAGAACTGTGTACCAGTTGAGAGCAAGATTGAATGGTCCAAGTATTCAGTAGCCTCTGAAAGCTTGCTAAGTATTTACAAGAAGCAAGTTACAGAGTCTCAAAACGCAGAGGTTGTATTCAAGAACTACAAGTTCCAAACCACAGCCAGAATCCAGCCATCCTATCAACAACTAGCCAACTGGTTGGGTACTGTCGGTAGAATGAAGTTTGTGCGTCCAGGCTACAGATTGCTAAACGCTGTCGACCGTGATCTTGCCATTGCTACGTTCGAGAAGTTAAAGGATACTTATCATCCAATCTGTAAGCAATTGGTCAAGCAAGACCTTGAATTGTAAGTTTATGCTCTCCTGATAAGAGCGCTAATGACACCACgcatattttataattaaaTAATGAGTATGTACATAATAATACGATTGGTATCCGTTTTATTATACGTTCTGTATTGTTGTGCAATGGCTGATTAGCTGCGAGTTAGTTTGGTGTCTGTTTATTCTTCTAACAGTTCCATGATATCTTCAAATGGAGGCTTTTTGTTTGTGAACAGCCTGGACGCTCTCGTCAATCCTCGTCGGTCGCGAATCCTCGACGACAatcacaaaaaaaacacGAATGAACAACCAAGGCACACCAAATAAGAGTTATTTAAAGGTGATAAAAAAGGTTAGAGGTATAAAGGCACTGTAAAACATTGCATTTAGACAGTTATCTGAACGTCGGTAATCAAGGAAAAGAGCAGCAGAAATGAACCAAATCAATGCTATGAGCGTATGTTTTGAATTTCTCGGAGCTTTGAGTTTTTGAGATGTGCTGTCACTTTACAGCTAGTTTGTTTTCTGAATCTAATACTAACTAATATGACCTTATTGTCTGCAAGCAGCCAGTTTACTACCATCAAAACCTATGGGTTTCTTTGCCCTGGGGACTAGGGTAGAACAGTGAAACTAAGAAAGTGGAAAATGCAGAAGATAAGGACacaaattttgaattagCAACTTGCGAGTTTTTCCGAAAACTTGTCTATAGACAACATAAAGAGCCAAGCCATGGCTATTAAGTCCAAATTTGGTTCTCTACGTTCCGTTCAAgactttttcaatattaaGAGACTATCCAAGCCTCAGAACTTCAGCGAAATCCAATCCAGAATCTCATACAATCTAAACTACTTCTCCAGTAACTACGGTATCATTATTGGTTGTCTAAGTATCTACACGTTGTTG encodes:
- the SLM2 gene encoding phosphatidylinositol 4,5-bisphosphate-binding protein (CAGL0G01386g~Ortholog(s) have role in TOR signaling, actin filament bundle assembly, eisosome assembly, endosomal transport, establishment or maintenance of actin cytoskeleton polarity, protein localization to plasma membrane, regulation of cell growth) gives rise to the protein MSSQADPRSPLAVLVPYDAHPAEQLAQRFTEWRKVLKAIIVYLSEVASVQEEIIRQNAKVSNILASHGISNAGIGSSGSGLSGSFNLTSAANKLASGGAHDKHGKNNNGWFFSGSEEDNTHSANTINHFFLPIGNGSIQDVPIILRQYHDVMAAEAAKGTRELQNSIIPGLESLNKDLVLKIKSIKSLSSDFKNNCSKELDTTRECMVKFQQSINQARKNVPARDPYLLKVNLDNQIRRQLSEENFLHEAFMNLQSSGQELEKIVVASIQNAFRVLAQILGAEAKIIDDQLVNRLLSSFLSLSPSHEWDNFLLRDNTNFIPLNLPMRKFKEIEYTGKNDPLTLVVQCGYLERRSKYLKSYTKGYYVLTPNYLHEFKTSDRKRDSVPLFSLSLAECKVVQHTPLNECDKKGEGKDSQSYKFILHTKTNGLIHRGHNWVFRTTSSKEMLYWFKNLSELTTFNNQEEKVKYLSTLKAKIERESETLAPMLSARSSTTRSRAIHSMDSTRRSCSDQSAAETNGNTTLTKTLSIGNK
- the GRS1 gene encoding glycine--tRNA ligase (CAGL0G01364g~Ortholog(s) have glycine-tRNA ligase activity, role in glycyl-tRNA aminoacylation and cytosol, mitochondrion localization) — encoded protein: MTVEDVKQARQAVEFSREKLESVLRGRFFYAPAFDLYGGVSGLYDYGPPGCSFQANVVDQWRKHFILEEDMLEVDCTMLTPYEVLKTSGHVDKFSDWMCRDLKTGEIFRADHLVEEVLEARLKGDQEARGLVKDANAEAEEDADKKKRKKKVKQIKAVKLEDDVVKEYQHILAQIDGYSGPELGEMMKKYNIGNPVTGEPLEPPMAFNLMFETAIGPSGQLKGYLRPETAQGQFLNFNKLLEFNNGKTPFASASIGKSFRNEISPRAGLLRVREFLMAEIEHFVDPLDKSHPKFHEVKDIKLSFLPRNIQQSGSTEPLVTTIGEAVASKMVDNETLGYFIARIYLFLIKIGVDDTKLRFRQHMANEMAHYAADCWDAELKTSFGWIECVGCADRSAYDLTVHANKTKEKLVVRQKLETPVEVTKYEIDLTKKLFGPKFRKDAPKVEAYLTELSQEELEKKAEELKTNGKIVFTVKGIEGEIELDDKFVVIEKRTKVEHVREFVPNVIEPSFGIGRIIYSIFEHSFWSRPEDTARAVLSFPPLVAPTKVLLVPLSNHKDLAPVTAQVSKILRKEQIAFRVDDSGVSIGKRYARNDELGTPFGITIDFDSVKDGSVTLRERDSTKQVRGSVEAVIKAVREITYNGASWEEGTKDLAPFVSQSDAE
- a CDS encoding uncharacterized protein (CAGL0G01408g~Protein of unknown function), with product MKWFKQAKLKFKIKKKSKRVSKELVQIPASFNTRQALVNADDQYSHKVFMDSKQYILSKYLTLFTVLFCALAICVTLVCAPRIIRIYYSNKVTYTKWALLLSLISPQQQQLPLLSGTFSLGTIFSLYKWLVWFI
- the VAC7 gene encoding Vac7p (CAGL0G01342g~Ortholog(s) have role in cellular response to biotic stimulus, filamentous growth of a population of unicellular organisms in response to biotic stimulus and positive regulation of kinase activity, more) gives rise to the protein MDDEKKLTVETETVEAVPAAELPRAEERDADGVHSGVHSGVQEAVHGGEESEIGFAPLAVRTPDEFVPQGTASPLNAVKTAPPLQTHKTLIDSNPLSPHVPHANGNGASESAKNPDMDTSNSAPAMSQTELNKPNAKTTDARNSAEDTLFSTTSGDMIKSKMKIVPSINTESTSLSALNLPAHSSAKHDNVTDLNKNPNHVLDKIPLQRQASGIATVGASIMSNAIGSTPNNSGQQQQPSQLGQQAQKPEQLTPSAAPPAPLFQNRAKDRPNMVAMMSRERLLNTEGAQKGSEPSMSKKVTTPDEITTQTTESSNAHRPTKTDFFAARLASAVGENEVSDSEETFVYESAANSTKNMIYPSTSKINDDQHQVPHNIDSSLAGKMHSITTKSSVPVLNGNTKLFNRLKNTTRHISTGGMPNSSLNLPSHTTHPQSNLSQVDSDITSIRSSHKNQSKVEQQSIRSMASEQRSPDRKVGGLASLDESNSVANSPSLHYKSSTNFMPMKNQARNSHINQRSISVSNNNSNGALGRNPSISGHNQRAKTGAAQKNASKASIENKNTLRTTVSKIFDANGASLRRYSGVPDNVNLEDFIEQNDLYTNQGLNSKEKKLSRQQKYMPSRHSISGAHTRGSERSSPIDADYLKGITRHTGDSSDSVTNGGERYRGQQRLNNGNDTKGQNRFIEDKHRSQRNSAIEGEANLHETVRAHDSELDVDIDDDEDDDRSMFYYSHGSNLEARPQISEYEGDAGDQDSDEEYVNGTMTGDYFTNHTNIHSGYDRNPFYGSTEHNEVGSYYPPISPLVNVNASSPNKGVHCKTKDSTEFTPLNRNSYYVDNNYQYSPHNFYTKKSNWSKFRQCFYFTISVLVFVSIGFVLGFLLAANKELREFDIVLMDNVISSTDELLFDLTTTAFNPGIFPIYVDEVEFDIFAKTSFLKCNVYDNRCVVVEEKEAKTSVETIFLGIVKTLETPLKFQGGFFNRNFDISQTSVRLHKPGSDEAKEPNDNDDTSSDSIQQLGHYGLDKRDSDESDDVTKWKLVIKHDYELILRGNIKYKVPFFNTARSIAVQKSAEVRPSKQ
- the LAP2 gene encoding bifunctional aminopeptidase/epoxide hydrolase (CAGL0G01430g~Ortholog(s) have aminopeptidase activity, epoxide hydrolase activity, role in cellular lipid metabolic process, protein catabolic process and cytosol, extracellular region, nucleus localization) is translated as MINRLIQRIVPFSRPLSTVKKTMLTPFLESKRPQQSPEYDYSTLSNYKSFQIKHTTLNFLLSFEKSTVSGDVVFDLTTLKEAVKHIDLDTSYLDVNEVLVDDKPVEFKIEERKQPLGSKLVIAAELEAERQFKLRVKFSTTKDCTALQWLTPQQTSGDKPYMFSQLEAIHARALFPCFDTPSYKSTFTANIESTLPVVFSGIATGSTPNGESTVYHFKQDIPIPAYLVGIASGDLVSASIGPRSKVYTEPHRLDDCVWEFSNDVEKFIKTAENLIFDYEWGTYDILVNVDSYPYGGMESPNMTFATPTLIAHDKTNIDVIAHELAHSWSGNLVTNCSWNHFWLNEGWTVYIERRIVGALHGEPTRHFSALIGWSDLENSINSMRNPEKFSTLVQNLNDGTDPDDAFSTVPYEKGFNLLFHLETVLGGPQEFDPFIRHYFKKFARQSLDTFQFLDTLFEFFENKREILENVDWETWLFKPGMPPKPQFITTMADNVFSLVNKWIVKAQELKTTEEFSKEFSESDLSEFNSNQVVLFLEELVAQNCVPVESKIEWSKYSVASESLLSIYKKQVTESQNAEVVFKNYKFQTTARIQPSYQQLANWLGTVGRMKFVRPGYRLLNAVDRDLAIATFEKLKDTYHPICKQLVKQDLEL